Genomic window (Egicoccus halophilus):
CACCATCGTGGCGCGCACCAGCGACGACCTGTTCCGGGCGCAGGGCTACGTCCACGCCCAGGACCGGTTCTGGGAGATGGACGTGCGCCGGCACATCACCGCCGGCCGCGTCAGCGAGCTGTTCGGCGACACACAGCTCGACACCGACCGGTTCGTGCGCACGCTCGGGTGGCGACGCGTGGCCGAACAAGAGCTGGCGATCCTCGCCCCGGACACGCGACGGATGCTCGAGGCCTACGCCGAGGGCGTCAACGCCTGGATCGGGGACCAGCGCGGCAGCCGGCTCTCGCTCGAGCACGCCCTGCTCCCGGTCGCCGGCGCCCGCGGGTACGAGGCCGAGCCGTGGACGCCGGTGGACTCGCTCGCCTGGCTCAAGGCCATGGCGTGGGACCTGCGCTCCAACCTCGAGGACGAGCTGCTGCGTGGGCGGCTGCAGACGGTCGACCTCGGTGACGGGCGCGACTGGCAGGAGCTGTTCCCCACCTACCCCTACGACCGCCACGAGACCATCCTGAGCGCCGACGACCTCGCGTCGGCCGCCGACTACGACCCCGCCGACGGCACCCGCGACGCGTCCGACGACGCAACGGCCGGCGAGGCCGCGGACGACGGCGAGGGCGAGGTGGCCGCCGCGCTCGACGCGGCGCTCGCGCAGGCGCAGCAGGCGCTGGCGGGCGCCCCGCAGCTGCTCGGGGACGGCGCCGAGGACGGCATCGGCTCGAACTCGTGGGTGATCGCGCCGGAGCGTTCGGCCACCGGCGGCGCCCTGCTCGCCAACGACCCGCACCTCGGTCCGGCGCAGCCCTCGCTGTGGTACCAGGTCGGCCTGCGCTGCGCGGAGGTGACCGAGGACTGCCCGTGGCACGTCGCCGGGTTCTCGTTCTCCGGCGTGCCCGGGATCATCATCGGCCAGAACGCCGACGTCGCGTGGGGGTTCACCAACCTCGGTCCCGACGTCGCCGACCTGTACGTCGAGCAGCTCGACGGCGACCGCTACCGCACCGAGGACGGCTGGCAGGACCTCGAGGTGACCACCGAGGCGATCGCGATCGCCGGGGGCGGCAGCGAGGAGCTGACGATCCGCGCGACCCGCAACGGGCCGCTGTTCTCCGAGGTCTCCGCCGCCGGCCGCGACATCGCGCAGGGCCCGCAGGGGGCCGCGGGTGATCAGGCCGCGGTCCACGCGTCCGGTGAGGTCGCGTTCGCCGTCGCCCTGCGCTGGACCGCGCTCGAGCCGGCCAACACCATGGACGGGGTGCCCGCCTTCATGCGCGCGACCGACTTCGAGAGCTTCCGCGCCGCCGCGGCGGACTTCCTGGTCCCCAGCCAGAACCTCGTCTACGCCGACGTCGAGGGCCACATCGGCTACCAGGCGCCCGGACGCATCCCGGTGCGTTCCACCGGCGACGGCACCGTGCCGGTGCCCGGGTGGACCGGTGAGCACACCTGGGAGCGCTACCTGGACTTCGAGGAGCTGCCGTTCGCCTTCGACCCGCCCGACGGTCAGCTCGTCACCGCCAACCAGGCGGTCCTGCCGCCCGACGAGGAACCGTTCCTGACCGTCGACCCCGACGCCGGCTACCGGGCCCGCCGGATCCACGAACTGCTCGGCGAGCGCGACCGGTTGACCCTCGACGACCTGCTCGAGATCCAGCTCGACAACCACAACGGCAACGCCGAACAGCTGGTCCCCTTCCTGCTCGCCGTCGACGACGTCGACGACGAGGCGGCGACCGCCCAGCGGGTGCTGCGCGACTGGGACCTGCAGGACGACGCCGACGCTGCCGGCGCGGCGGTCTTCAACGCGACCTGGGCACACCTGCTGCGCCGCACCTTCACCGACGAGCTGCCCGACTGGGCCGCACCCTCGGGCGGGTCGCGCTGGTGGGAGGTCGTGCGCGCACTGGTCGACGAGCCCGACTCGCCCTGGTGGGACGACCGCGGCACGGAACAGGTCGAGACCCGCGACGACGTGCTGGCCGCATCCCTGGGGGACGCCACCACGGAGCTCGTCGAACGCTTCGGCGACGACCCCGCCGACTGGCGCTGGGGGGCGATGCACACGCTGCTGCTGCGCCACGGCACGTTCGGGGACTCGGGCATCGCCCCGGTCGAGGCGCTGTTCAACCGGGGGCCGCTGGAGGTCGCCGGCGGCACCTCGGTCGTCAACGCCAACGGCTGGGACGCCAGCCAGGGCTACGAGGTGACCTGGGTGCCCTCGATGCGCTACCTGGTCGACACGAACGACCTCGACGCGGGTCGCTGGATCCACCTCACGGGCCAGTCGGGCCGGCCGTTCTCGACGCACTACACCGATCAGGCCGAGCTCTGGCGCGACGGCGGAATGCTCCGGCTGCCGTTCTCCTCCGACGCCGTCGACGCCGCCGCCGAGCACACCCTGACGCTCACGCCGGGGGACGCGACCCCGCCGGCGGGCTGACGAGCAGCCCGTGGCCGGCTTCGAGCCGGCGACACGCGACCCCGCCGGCACGTTCGGTGCGACGCACGTGCGTCGGAAGCCGGCCGTGTGCAGATGAGTCCGCACGGATCGACGGTCGCGACGGCCCTGCGCGCGATCCGTGCGTCCGGACGTCGGCCGGTGCGGATCAGGACGCACGGACGGCTCCGATCAGGCCCTGCGCGGTTGCGCGGCGGCACCCGGGCGACGACCGTCCTCGCGCGTACGCCGCGAAACCGCCACCGACTCACGCGGCGGCGAAGTCGGCGAGGAGCGCCTCGGGGTCGATCGGGGTGCAACGGGGGTCGGCGCGGAACCAGCTGCGTTGGCGCTTGGCGTAGGTCCAGGTGCGCTTCGCGATGGCGTCGGCCAGCCCGTCGAACGGGGCGGCGCCGTCGAGCACCGCGGCCGCCTCGGCGTACCCGATGGCCTTCGCGGCGGTCGCCGACAGCCCGCCAGGCGCCGCTCGCAGCGAGGCGACCTCGTCGAGCAGCCCGTCGGCGACCATCGCGTCGGCCCGGGTGCGGATGCGCTCGCGCAGCACCTCGGTGTCCGGTTCGAGGTAGCCGACCGCCAATCCCGGGTGAATCGAGCGGTGGTCGTGCCAGGCGTCGGCGAAGGCCGAGAAGCGCTCCCCGGTCAGCTCGAGCACCTCCAGGGCGCGCACGGTGCGGCGCAGGTTGGCCGGGTCGATGCGCTCGGCCGCGGCCGGGTCGCACGCGGCGAGGTGCGCGTGCGCCTCGACGGGCCGGTCCGCCCAGGTCCGTTCCAGCGCCGCCCGCAGGCGCGGGTCGGTCGGCGGGAAGCGCAGGTCGTCGACGACGGCGCGGAAGTACAGCCCCGACCCGCCCACGAGCAACGGCGTCACGCCACGCGCCAGCACGTCGTCGACCGCGGCCCGCACCGTGCGCTGGAACCAGGCGACGGTGACCTCCTGCGAGGGCTCGCACAGGTCGAGGCCGTGGTGGGGCACCTCGGCGCGTTCGGCGGCGGTCGGTTTGGCCGTGCCGACGTCCATGCCGCGGTAGACCGTGAACGCGTCGATCGCGACCAGCTCGGTCGGCCGGCCGGCGGCGATCCGACGGCGGGCGAGGTCGAGCGCGAGCGACGACTTGCCGCTCGCGGTCGGTCCGACCACCGCGAGCACGGGCCGCGGACCGGGGCTCGCGCTGGTCACGACGGCAGGGTGTCGACGGCGACGAGGCGCCCCTGCCCGCCGACGGTCAGGTGCTCGGGTCGCAGCGGCCCGCGCCGGCCACCCGCGGTGAGCAGGACCGCGAGCGGCGCCCACCCGTCGGCGCCGAGCCGGTTCGCGGTCACCGGGCCGAGCGTGGCGAGACGCTCCGGTTCGTCGTCGCGCAGGGCCACGACCGCGTCGCGGTCCCAGTCGGCCGCCCGCCGGCCGTCGCCGTCGGCGTCGGCGAGGGCGAGGTCACCGGCCGCGACCACCGCGATGCGACGCTCGGTGGCGCGGGCGGCGCCGGCGATGCCGGCCGCGATCGACTCGAGCGCCTGCCAGCCGGCAGCCCGTGGCACGGTGACCGGCAGCATGCAGGCCGAGGGCTGCATGGTCGCGGCGAGCAGTGCCAGCACCGCGAGCGGTCCCTCGAGCCAGTCGCCACGTACGCGGGGCGTGCGCCCGCGGGTGGCCAGGGCGGCGAGCAGTTCCTCGTCGTGGTGCAGTTCGACGCGCAGCCCCGGCTGGCCACTGGCGTGCAGTGTCGCCCCGGAGGCGTCGTGGACCAGGCCCTCCTCCCCCGCGGCGAGCAGCACGAACGAGTCCACCGGGGGCAGCTGCGTCAGGGTCCGGTCGACGGCCTGCCGCAACTGGCGGGCCGCCGGATCCGTCCCGGGCGTGAACAGTTCGACGGCCGTGGGCAGGGCCGCGCGGCCGACGACGGTCACGGACCGGCCGGTGGCGCGCTCAGCACGGGCAGCCGCAACCCGCGTGCCCCGGGCGTCGGCGCCGCGTCCGTCGGCACACCGTGCCCCTCGCCGCGGGCCATCGCCGCGCCGGCGGCGCGACCGGCGGCGGTCCGACGTCGGATCGCGGCCGGTCCACCGATGGCGTAGTTCGCACTCGCCTCGAGGATCTCGACCTCGACGAGGTCGCCGGGGGCGAACGCCGGCTCGCCACCGGACGTCGACGGCGCCGGGAAGTGCACCAGGTGGTTGCCGCGGGTGCGCCCCGACCAGCGCGACGGGTCGGTCTTGGACGGCGACTCGACCAGCAGTTCCTGGCGGGTGGTGAGCAGCCGCTGGTGGGCGGTCAGCGACTGGGCCCGGGTGAGCTGCTCGAGCCGGCCGTAGCGCTCACGCACCACCTCGGCCGGGACGTACTCGTCGACCAGCGCGGCCGCCGGCGTGCCGGGACGCGGCGAGTACTGGAAGGTGAACGCCTGGTCGAAGCCGACCTGCGCGACCACGTCGAGGGTGGCCTGGAAGTCCTCGTCGGTCTCCCCCGGGAAGCCGACGATGATGTCGGTCGTCAGCGCCGCGTCGGGCATCAGCTCCCGGGTGCGCTCGACCAGCGCGAGGTAGCGCCGGGCCCGGTAGGAGCGGCGCATCAGGCGCAGCAGCCGGTCCGAGCCCGACTGCAACGGCAGGTGCAGGTGCGGGCAGACGTTGGGCGTCTGCGCCATGGCCTCGAGGACCTCGTCGGTGAAGTCCCGCGGATGGGGCGAGGTGAAGCGCAGCCGCTCGAGCCCGTCGACGGTCCCGAGCTCACGCAGCAGGTCGGCGAACTGGGACCGTCCGGCGAGGTCGCGGCCGTAGGAGTTGACGTTCTGGCCGAGCAGCGTCACCTCGACGACGTCGTCGGCGACCAGGGCGCGGACCTCCTCGACGATGTCGCCCAGGCGTCGCGAACGCTCCGGCCCGCGCAGGCTGGGCACGATGCAGAACGTGCAGCTGTTGTTGCAGCCGACCGCGATCGACACCCACGCGTGATGACGCACGCTGCGCTTGGCCGGCAGCGCCGAGGGGAAGGTCTCCAGCTGCTCGACGAGCTCGACGACGGGGATCGCGGCGGAGTCCGCCTGCGCGAGCAGCTGCGGCAGGTCGGGCAGGTTGTGAGTGCCGTAGACGACGTCGACCCACGGCGCCTTGCGGGCCACCGTGTCACCATCCTTCTGCGCGAGGCAGCCCCCGACGACGATGGTCAGATCGGCACCCTCGCTGCGGCGCTGGTCCTTGAGGCCCTTGAGGTGGCCCAAGGTGCCGTAGAGCCGGTTGTCGGCGTTCTCGCGCACCGCGCAGGTGTTGACCAGAACGAGGTCGGCGGCGGTCTCGTCCGGCGCGCGTCGGTACCCGAGCGTCTCGAGCATGCCGGCGGCACGACCGGAGTCGTGCTCGTTCATCTGGCATCCGAACGTGCGGATGAAATAGCTCTTGGCCACGCCTGCTCACCATCTCTCGCGCTGGGCGCGCAAGGGTACGGGCTCGCGGGCACCGTCCGTCCGCGGGCCACCGACGTCCCGGGTGTCGTGGCGCACCGGCGGGAGCGCACGGGCGCGGGCCAGCTGCCCCCCGGGCCCGTCACCCACCGCGACGTGCGCGTGCGCACGCAGCCAGTCCGCCACCTGTGCCGCCGGCAGGGGGCGCGCGATGTGGAAGCCCTGCGCCAGGTCGCAGCCGAGTGCCTGCAGGTGCGCCAGGGTGACCGCGTCCTCGACCCCCTCGGCCACGACCCGGACGCCGAGCCGGTGCATCAGCTCGATGGTCGAGGCGACGATGGCGTCGTCACGGACGTCGGCGGCGAGTTCGCGCACGAAGGCGCGGTCGAGCTTGAGCTCGTCGAAGGGCAGGCGGCGCAGGTAGCCCAGGGACGCGAAGCCGGTCCCGTAGTCGTCGATGGACAGCTGCACCCCGAGGCGGTGCAGGCGGTCGACCGCCGCACCGAACGCCACGCCGTCGACCGCGAAGGCGTCCTCGGTGATCTCGAGCACGAGCGCGTCGGGCGGGACGTCCACCAGCGCGAGCGCCTCGACGACGTCGCCGACGAAGCTCGGCTGCTGCGCCGAGACCGGGGAGACGTTGACCGCGACCTGCAGCGCCAGGCCG
Coding sequences:
- a CDS encoding penicillin acylase family protein yields the protein MGRVGTWFARGLTALVVLALLVALGVAATTTVLVRRSLPTLDGELAVPGLDARVSVQRDAAGIPTIVARTSDDLFRAQGYVHAQDRFWEMDVRRHITAGRVSELFGDTQLDTDRFVRTLGWRRVAEQELAILAPDTRRMLEAYAEGVNAWIGDQRGSRLSLEHALLPVAGARGYEAEPWTPVDSLAWLKAMAWDLRSNLEDELLRGRLQTVDLGDGRDWQELFPTYPYDRHETILSADDLASAADYDPADGTRDASDDATAGEAADDGEGEVAAALDAALAQAQQALAGAPQLLGDGAEDGIGSNSWVIAPERSATGGALLANDPHLGPAQPSLWYQVGLRCAEVTEDCPWHVAGFSFSGVPGIIIGQNADVAWGFTNLGPDVADLYVEQLDGDRYRTEDGWQDLEVTTEAIAIAGGGSEELTIRATRNGPLFSEVSAAGRDIAQGPQGAAGDQAAVHASGEVAFAVALRWTALEPANTMDGVPAFMRATDFESFRAAAADFLVPSQNLVYADVEGHIGYQAPGRIPVRSTGDGTVPVPGWTGEHTWERYLDFEELPFAFDPPDGQLVTANQAVLPPDEEPFLTVDPDAGYRARRIHELLGERDRLTLDDLLEIQLDNHNGNAEQLVPFLLAVDDVDDEAATAQRVLRDWDLQDDADAAGAAVFNATWAHLLRRTFTDELPDWAAPSGGSRWWEVVRALVDEPDSPWWDDRGTEQVETRDDVLAASLGDATTELVERFGDDPADWRWGAMHTLLLRHGTFGDSGIAPVEALFNRGPLEVAGGTSVVNANGWDASQGYEVTWVPSMRYLVDTNDLDAGRWIHLTGQSGRPFSTHYTDQAELWRDGGMLRLPFSSDAVDAAAEHTLTLTPGDATPPAG
- the miaA gene encoding tRNA (adenosine(37)-N6)-dimethylallyltransferase MiaA translates to MTSASPGPRPVLAVVGPTASGKSSLALDLARRRIAAGRPTELVAIDAFTVYRGMDVGTAKPTAAERAEVPHHGLDLCEPSQEVTVAWFQRTVRAAVDDVLARGVTPLLVGGSGLYFRAVVDDLRFPPTDPRLRAALERTWADRPVEAHAHLAACDPAAAERIDPANLRRTVRALEVLELTGERFSAFADAWHDHRSIHPGLAVGYLEPDTEVLRERIRTRADAMVADGLLDEVASLRAAPGGLSATAAKAIGYAEAAAVLDGAAPFDGLADAIAKRTWTYAKRQRSWFRADPRCTPIDPEALLADFAAA
- the miaB gene encoding tRNA (N6-isopentenyl adenosine(37)-C2)-methylthiotransferase MiaB, which codes for MAKSYFIRTFGCQMNEHDSGRAAGMLETLGYRRAPDETAADLVLVNTCAVRENADNRLYGTLGHLKGLKDQRRSEGADLTIVVGGCLAQKDGDTVARKAPWVDVVYGTHNLPDLPQLLAQADSAAIPVVELVEQLETFPSALPAKRSVRHHAWVSIAVGCNNSCTFCIVPSLRGPERSRRLGDIVEEVRALVADDVVEVTLLGQNVNSYGRDLAGRSQFADLLRELGTVDGLERLRFTSPHPRDFTDEVLEAMAQTPNVCPHLHLPLQSGSDRLLRLMRRSYRARRYLALVERTRELMPDAALTTDIIVGFPGETDEDFQATLDVVAQVGFDQAFTFQYSPRPGTPAAALVDEYVPAEVVRERYGRLEQLTRAQSLTAHQRLLTTRQELLVESPSKTDPSRWSGRTRGNHLVHFPAPSTSGGEPAFAPGDLVEVEILEASANYAIGGPAAIRRRTAAGRAAGAAMARGEGHGVPTDAAPTPGARGLRLPVLSAPPAGP